CTCTAAGTCGTCCGTAACTTCCTTGATAGCCGTGTGAATAGCACGACGCAAATCCTTCTCTATTTTGGATTTTGGATTTTGGATTTTGGATTGTTTTGTTTTTTCTGGTGATGACAGGGTGCTAAATTCCGTTACCAAACGCCAAAGGCGATTTAAGAAGCGGAATTGTCCTTCAACGTCGGCGTCATCCCATTCCAAATCTTTTTCTGGCGGCGCTTTAAAGAGGATAAACATCCGTGCGGTATCTGCACCGTACTTTTTAATTACATCTCCAGGTGCCACACCATTGTATTTGGATTTGGACATAGTTTGGTAGGAAATTTCCAGCGGTTCGCCTGTTTCCGGATCTTTTGGTTCGGCTGGATTTACCAAAGCAGAAGGAATATATTTAGCATTACCGGATTTATTGGGATTGGTGTAAGTTAATCCCTGAACCATGCCTTGAGTTAAGAGGCGTTGGAAAGGTTCGTCGAAGTTGAGGATTTTGCGATCGCGCAATACCTTCGTAAAAAACCTAGAATAGAGTAGGTGCAAAATTGCGTGTTCAATTCCACCTACATATTGATCCACAGGCATCCAATCATTCGTCTGACGCGGATCGAATACCTGGTTTTCATTTTTCGCATCTGGAAAGCGCAAGAAATACCACGACGAATCGATAAACGTATCCATCGTATCGGTTTCTCTTTTCGCAGGCGTACCGCAGCTAGGACAAGGTACGTTTACCCAACTTTCCAATTGTGCCAAAGGCGAAGCACCGCGACCGCTCAATTCTACATTTTCTGGCAATTGTACGGGCAAATCTTGTTCGGGAACTGGCACAATACCGCATTTGGGACAGTGAATCACCGGAATTGGCGCACCCCAGTAGCGTTGGCGAGAAATTAGCCAATCTCGGAGGCGATATTGTATTCGTGCTTTGCCAAAACCTTGTTTTTCGGCATATTCAATGATTGCCGTTTTTCCTTCGGTGGAATTCATCCCATTGAAGTCACCGGAATTAATCATAATTCCGGTATCAGTGTACGCTTGGGTTAGGGAAACCCCACCCCAACCCTCCCCGCCTGCGGGGAGGGAGTTGGAGTTGGAGTTTTCTTGTCCCCCCGCGTTGACGGGGAGTGAACCTTCACCTTCACCTTCATGTCCCCCCGCGTTGACGGGGAGTGAACCTTCACCTTCACCTTCAGGTCCCCCCGCGTTGACGGGGGGGTTAGGGGGGGTAATCACAACCTTAATCGCCAACTGTTTTTCTTTAGCAAATTTGAAGTCCCGCGTATCATGTGCGGGAACACCCATTACCGCGCCCGTGCCATACTCGTACAAGACGTAATCGGCAATCCAAATCGGTATTTCTTCACCAGTAAAAGGATTGATTGCCTTACCGCCTGTAGGAATACCGCGTTTTGGTTTATCTTCAGCAGTTCTTTCCAATTCGGTTTGATTGGCAACTTCTTTGATAAAATCATCAACCGCTTCTTTTTGTTCGGGTGTGGTAACTTTCGGCGTCAAAGGATGTTCTGGCGCTAGTACCACGTATGTAACGCCATAAACGGTATCGGGACGGGTGGTAAAGACGCCGATTTTCTCATCTAATCCGACTATGGGAAATTCCAGATAAGCGCCGACAGATTTACCAATCCAGTTTGCCTGCATCAACTTTACTCTTTCCGGCCAACCTGTCAACTTATCTAAGTCGTTGAGTAATTCTTCAGCGTAGTCGGTAATCTTGAGGAACCATTGACGCAACTTTTTCTTTTCCACTATTGCGCCGGAACGCCAAGAACGACCCTCGCTATCGACTTGTTCGTTTGCTAATACTGTTTGGTCGATGGGGTCCCAGTTGACGGCTGCTTCTCTTTGATAAGCTAGTCCTGCGTGGAGAAATTGCAAGAATATCCACTGCGTCCACTTGTAATAGTCGGGGGAACAGGTGGCGAGTTCGCAATTCCAATCGTAGGATAAGCCCAAGGGCTTTAACTGCGATCGCATTTGGGCGATATTGTTATAAGTCCACTTGGCGGGATGAGTTTTGTTTTTGATGGCGGCGTTTTCTGCTGGGAGTCCAAACGCATCCCATCCCATCGGATGCAGTACCCGATAGCCCTTCATTCGGTGTACCCTGGCGATGACATCCGTAATCGTGTAGTTGCGGACATGGCCCATGTGCAGGTTGCCCGACGGATATGGGAACATGGACAAGGCATAGAATTTAGGCTTATCTGTTTCTGTAGGGGTTAGGTCTAAGCCTTGTTCAGCCCAAGTCTTTTGCCACTTTTCCTCTATTGCTGTCGGGTTGTATCGGGATTCCACAATCTAGAACTCCTGCTGGGTCACAAATCAACTACATTTTCCCATTGTGGCACGAATGGGAGTGGGTAGTGGGGAGTCCACACCCGCCTGGGGTTTAAACCCCAGGCTAATAGCGCAAGTCCGTTCAAACTGATAACTTGCACCAGTGTCAGAAACCGGGTTTTTTGCAACAGCCCTTAGCTTACAGCCTTGATTTTTCGTCTAGAAACCCGGTTTCTCAGGTCTTATTGAGACTGGTGCAAGTTATCAGTTAAAACGGACTGGAATATTTAGTATTTAGTCCTCTTCAGAGGACTTTCGCTATTAGCCAGCGATTTGAATCGCTGGCGGGCTCGAAGCGAAGTCAGTGGCTTTGTGTAGAATTAAAATCATAAACCAAGTCTCCTGAGTGCCAACCGTAGCATTACCAAGGGGATTTAGTATAAATTTTAGCCTGTCTTAACCAAAGATAAATACAGATAAACACAGATAGCTCAAATACATCTGTGTTCATCTCTGTTCATCTGTGGGTTTTTTCTTCTTTGCATCCCCTTGCGGGGAATAGTTTTTCAAGACCCAAGTACTTCGCAACTCTTGCTCATACCCGGATTCTTCTTTGGAAATCTGAAAGAAGCAGCTTTTTTGTCTGTAAAGTTTCCATCCCCTTGCGGGTAATAAGCTACCACAACTGACCCGTTTATAAAACTCTATATTGGCTGACTTCAGAACTACCGAAATCTGAAAGAAGCCGCTTTTTTTGTCCGTCAAACCATCGATACCACAAGAGTAGCAGATACAATCTCTCTATCTTGTTACTCCTCAACGCTTATATTGTAAGAAGCTGAGGTGGTCAACGAATCTATTTACCTTTTAAGGTTCGGGCGACCCCTTCAGACGACGACCAGAAGTTCACCCAAGGGGGGAACTTCTTACGTAATAAGCATAATACTGTAAATGGCTGGAACTGTCAACTCACCAAATGTTAAAAGTTTTTGTATACGGCACGCTGAAACCGGGAGAATCGAACTATCAGCGATACTGTGGTGGTAAAGTGGTAGAGGAGAAAGTAGCGATCGCTTACGGTAACCTTTTTCACTTACCTGTATTCGGCTACCCCGCTATGACCCCAGGTGATACGCCAGTGCAAGGTTATTTACTTACTTTTGCCGATGCTGATGTTCTACAGGAGATTGACAAACTGGAAGATTACTACCCCCACCGACTACCAGCCCAAAATCTATATAATAGGCAACAAATTGAAGTTTTCGATCGAGACGGAAGTGGAGTCGGCTTAGCTTGGGTTTACTTAATGACAGCCCAGCAAGTTGAAAAGTTGGGAGGTATTTTGCTACCTTTTGGATCGTGGACTGGCTCGAAAGGGGTTTGAATTTTGAATTATGTAGGTGGGCGTAAATAAACTGAACACCCAGAAACCCGGTTTCTTGGACAATACCTTCACAAAATCGAAAAATGCCTTGATTCGTAGGTTGGGTTGAGGCACTCAACCCAACCTACAAAAAATTGGCGAAGGTATTGTTGGAGAAACCGGGTTTCTAACCTACTTAAAGATTAAAACCCAAAGTTCAAAATATCGATAATTTAACGAGAATTTCAGATTTTAGAAATCTTTCCTTTTTGCAATCAGTTTGCTTATTTGCCGGGTTGATAATATGAACCAGTGTATTTAAGTGTATTTTGCGGTGCTGCGATCGGTGCTTTGGGAATTTCTACCACAGCTTCGTTCAAAGCCAGCATTAAGGGTTCGGAGGTTACAGCCGGTGTAGGAGATTGCGCTAACTGAGGGGAGAAGGAATCGCTACCGCCAAACAAGCCTGACACAGCACCGATGAAGACAGCTGCTAGAGCAGTTCCACCCCACATTAGCATCTGCTTTTGCCGACTGCGGCTCATGCGCGAGAACACTTGATTTACGGTTGCTTCCACAGGTTGTTCGGATGCTGGTACAGGCATCGTCCGTACCCCTTTGCGTAGCTTCAGGAGTCTGGCATACAAACACTGCACCTGGGGGTCGCCAGCCAGCCATTCTTCTACTTGTCTGCGTTCTTGGGCGCTCACCTCCCCATCTAGGAAGGCACTGAGCAATTCAAAGCGATCGCGCTTTTGAGTATCGATAGCACCCATATTCCCCGCTGGCGAATTCCCCAGGAAATTCGGTTCTGAATTATTACGGGATTCAATGTCAGGAGTCATACTAATGCTTGAATGCGTAGATTTTTGATAATTAAGTCGATTCTGAGGGGGGAGAACCTTTGCCCAGCCTGGTGGAGAAATACTGCCTTATTCCAACTTGGTGTTTTATGAAACCAGTATGTTACTACACAGCTATGTACGCTCAGCACCCTGTATAGCCTAGTCTACTACAAATTCTCAACAAGTAGCTGAGGGGTCTGAGCAACAGGAGACGCTCTTTCTCGTTAGTAACGTTTCCGGTACGTTTGGTCGCCTTAGAACAAATAGCACAACGGGGAGAAGCAGAGAAAAATCGACAAGCACTTAGGCAGCAAAGTTGTCATATAAAATCTGCTTTTGGTTAGATTTGCTCCTTGCTAACTATCCAAATAATTTTGTAGCTGAGACTGGAGTCGTTGACGGGCTCTGGCGATGCGCGACTTCACGGTTCCCAGAGAAACGTTGGTGATCTCGGCAATTTCTTCGTATGCCATGCCTTCGATTTCTCTTAGGACGATCGTAGTCCTAAAAACCTCTGGCAGATCGGCGATCGCAATATGCAGTTGCTCGTAAAACTCGCGGGTACTCAAATCTTCTACTGGCCCCGGTTCGTCCGCCGCAATTTCCCAATCCATCTCGCCATCATCCATCATTCTGGGTGCATCTAACGACAGGGGTTGAGCTACTCGCTTGCGTTTCCGTAACTCATCATAGAAAAGATTTGTGGCTATCCGTGTCAGCCAACCCCGAAACTTCACAGGTTCGTTCACCCGCTTAATATTGCGGTAAACCCGAATCCAGACTTCTTGGGCTAAATCTGCTCGATCTTGCCAATCTGGTGCTAAGTGGTACAAAATCTTGTCCACGTGGGACTGATACCGACGCAGCAGTTCGGCGAATGCCAAGCGATCGGGCCGATGCTCGGTTTGACAGCGCAAAACTAAGTCATAGTTAGATAGTTTTTCAACTGGCTCCACTATTGCTTGAGGAAAGCTTACCTCACCGCTAGACCAGGATACAGAAATTGATTGACTCATTGACCGAATCCGCTTTAAAACATCCCTCCCCACAAGACGCGGCCTATATTTAAGAAGTTCCCGCACTTTTACCATAGTAGAGTTTTGGGCAGAGGGGCAGAGGGGCAGAGGGGCAGAGGGGCAGAGGGGCAGAGGGGCAGAGGGGCAGAGGGGCAGAGGGGCA
Above is a window of Argonema galeatum A003/A1 DNA encoding:
- a CDS encoding gamma-glutamylcyclotransferase family protein, coding for MLKVFVYGTLKPGESNYQRYCGGKVVEEKVAIAYGNLFHLPVFGYPAMTPGDTPVQGYLLTFADADVLQEIDKLEDYYPHRLPAQNLYNRQQIEVFDRDGSGVGLAWVYLMTAQQVEKLGGILLPFGSWTGSKGV
- the leuS gene encoding leucine--tRNA ligase is translated as MESRYNPTAIEEKWQKTWAEQGLDLTPTETDKPKFYALSMFPYPSGNLHMGHVRNYTITDVIARVHRMKGYRVLHPMGWDAFGLPAENAAIKNKTHPAKWTYNNIAQMRSQLKPLGLSYDWNCELATCSPDYYKWTQWIFLQFLHAGLAYQREAAVNWDPIDQTVLANEQVDSEGRSWRSGAIVEKKKLRQWFLKITDYAEELLNDLDKLTGWPERVKLMQANWIGKSVGAYLEFPIVGLDEKIGVFTTRPDTVYGVTYVVLAPEHPLTPKVTTPEQKEAVDDFIKEVANQTELERTAEDKPKRGIPTGGKAINPFTGEEIPIWIADYVLYEYGTGAVMGVPAHDTRDFKFAKEKQLAIKVVITPPNPPVNAGGPEGEGEGSLPVNAGGHEGEGEGSLPVNAGGQENSNSNSLPAGGEGWGGVSLTQAYTDTGIMINSGDFNGMNSTEGKTAIIEYAEKQGFGKARIQYRLRDWLISRQRYWGAPIPVIHCPKCGIVPVPEQDLPVQLPENVELSGRGASPLAQLESWVNVPCPSCGTPAKRETDTMDTFIDSSWYFLRFPDAKNENQVFDPRQTNDWMPVDQYVGGIEHAILHLLYSRFFTKVLRDRKILNFDEPFQRLLTQGMVQGLTYTNPNKSGNAKYIPSALVNPAEPKDPETGEPLEISYQTMSKSKYNGVAPGDVIKKYGADTARMFILFKAPPEKDLEWDDADVEGQFRFLNRLWRLVTEFSTLSSPEKTKQSKIQNPKSKIEKDLRRAIHTAIKEVTDDLEGEYQFNTAVSELMKLSNALTDSTCKDSPIYTEGIKTLILLLAPFSPHIAEELWQMISNTESVHKQAWPKADPSALVADEITLVIQINGKTRGTIQVTTTSDKDTLEKYARESEAAQRYIEGKEIKKAIVVPGKLVNFVVV
- a CDS encoding sigma-70 family RNA polymerase sigma factor, whose translation is MSQSISVSWSSGEVSFPQAIVEPVEKLSNYDLVLRCQTEHRPDRLAFAELLRRYQSHVDKILYHLAPDWQDRADLAQEVWIRVYRNIKRVNEPVKFRGWLTRIATNLFYDELRKRKRVAQPLSLDAPRMMDDGEMDWEIAADEPGPVEDLSTREFYEQLHIAIADLPEVFRTTIVLREIEGMAYEEIAEITNVSLGTVKSRIARARQRLQSQLQNYLDS
- a CDS encoding anti-sigma factor family protein: MTPDIESRNNSEPNFLGNSPAGNMGAIDTQKRDRFELLSAFLDGEVSAQERRQVEEWLAGDPQVQCLYARLLKLRKGVRTMPVPASEQPVEATVNQVFSRMSRSRQKQMLMWGGTALAAVFIGAVSGLFGGSDSFSPQLAQSPTPAVTSEPLMLALNEAVVEIPKAPIAAPQNTLKYTGSYYQPGK